A genomic stretch from Bradyrhizobium sp. 195 includes:
- a CDS encoding ABC transporter ATP-binding protein, whose translation MTTLKIEQVSRTFPARQGNAPTRALEPTDLTIGNNDFVTILGPSGCGKSTLLRIVAGLDRPTGGRVTLDGREVTGPGADRGMVFQSYTLFPWLTVRENIAFGLRERGVSEAERNKIADAFIRQVGLSGFENHWPKQLSGGMQQRTAIARALANDPKILLLDEPFGALDNQTRALMQEMLLGIWERDQKTVLFVTHDIEEAIFLGSRVVVMSARPGRIKAEINVDLPHPRSYKIKTTPEFVQLKERLVEEIRTEALRVAEHA comes from the coding sequence ATGACCACGCTGAAGATCGAGCAGGTCTCACGCACCTTCCCCGCGCGCCAAGGCAACGCGCCGACGCGCGCGCTGGAGCCGACCGACCTTACCATCGGCAACAACGATTTCGTCACCATCCTCGGTCCCTCCGGCTGCGGAAAGTCCACGCTGCTGCGCATCGTCGCGGGGCTCGACCGTCCGACCGGCGGCCGCGTCACGCTCGACGGGCGCGAGGTGACCGGCCCGGGCGCCGATCGCGGCATGGTGTTCCAGTCCTACACGCTGTTTCCCTGGCTCACCGTGCGCGAGAACATCGCCTTCGGCCTGCGCGAGCGCGGTGTGTCCGAGGCGGAGCGGAACAAGATCGCCGACGCGTTCATCCGCCAAGTCGGGTTGTCCGGCTTCGAGAACCACTGGCCGAAGCAGCTGTCCGGCGGCATGCAGCAGCGCACGGCGATCGCCCGCGCGCTCGCCAACGATCCCAAAATCCTGCTGCTCGACGAGCCTTTCGGCGCGCTGGACAACCAGACCCGCGCCTTGATGCAGGAGATGCTGCTCGGGATCTGGGAACGCGACCAGAAGACCGTGCTGTTCGTGACCCACGACATCGAGGAAGCGATCTTCCTCGGCAGCCGCGTTGTCGTCATGAGCGCGCGCCCCGGCCGGATCAAGGCTGAGATCAATGTGGACCTGCCGCATCCGCGCTCCTACAAGATCAAGACGACGCCGGAGTTCGTCCAGCTCAAGGAACGGCTGGTCGAGGAGATCCGCACCGAGGCGCTTAGGGTTGCCGAACATGCCTGA
- a CDS encoding Zn-dependent hydrolase, protein MPDTNPRANGQRVLADLNALRAIGAYRTGVHKPTFSEPHKLSLEWLVRKLPDAGLSASIDGIGNVFGTIAKPGPKLLAGSHLESQNYAGWLDGPLGVVYALEAARVLNADPTVKGAVEVAAWCDEEGHFGHFLGSRSYVGQVTEADIDAARDRTSGRTMRDALADMGLAERPRLAAEPGRHVGYLEAHIEQGDTLESGKLAIGVVTSIVGIWQYQIDFIGEQNHAGTTRMAVRRDAGLALAKFCVAIDERFPDACGPRTVWTTGRITLDPGAPSIIPGGAEMLFQIRDDDPAVIARLEQLLRTMADEASASGPCTVTVTKLRTGAPAMMDAGFQDAIEAASKALAGGRSIRMPSGAGHDAQMLATVMPAGMLFVPSIGGISHHWTENTADTDIVAGAEVFVDACRRILGG, encoded by the coding sequence ATGCCTGACACCAATCCGCGCGCCAATGGCCAGCGCGTTCTCGCCGATCTCAATGCCCTCCGTGCCATCGGCGCTTACAGGACCGGCGTGCATAAGCCGACCTTCTCCGAGCCGCACAAGCTTTCGCTGGAGTGGCTCGTGCGCAAGCTTCCCGATGCCGGCCTCTCCGCTTCGATCGACGGCATCGGCAACGTGTTCGGCACCATTGCCAAGCCGGGACCCAAGCTGCTGGCCGGCTCGCACCTGGAAAGCCAGAACTACGCCGGCTGGCTCGATGGCCCGCTCGGCGTCGTCTACGCGCTCGAAGCGGCCCGCGTGCTCAACGCCGATCCCACCGTGAAAGGCGCGGTCGAGGTCGCCGCCTGGTGCGACGAGGAGGGACATTTCGGCCATTTCCTCGGCTCGCGCTCCTATGTCGGGCAGGTGACCGAAGCCGACATCGACGCCGCGCGCGATCGAACCAGCGGCCGCACCATGCGCGACGCGCTCGCCGACATGGGGCTCGCTGAACGCCCGCGCCTCGCCGCCGAGCCGGGCCGGCATGTCGGATATCTCGAGGCCCATATCGAGCAGGGCGACACGCTCGAAAGCGGCAAGCTCGCGATCGGTGTCGTGACCTCCATCGTCGGCATCTGGCAATACCAGATCGATTTCATCGGCGAGCAGAACCATGCCGGCACGACGCGCATGGCGGTGCGCAGGGATGCAGGGCTGGCGCTGGCCAAATTCTGCGTCGCGATCGACGAGCGTTTTCCTGATGCCTGCGGTCCACGCACGGTCTGGACCACCGGCCGCATCACGCTCGATCCGGGCGCCCCGAGCATCATTCCGGGCGGAGCCGAAATGCTGTTCCAGATCCGCGACGACGATCCAGCCGTCATCGCCCGGCTGGAGCAGCTGCTACGGACCATGGCGGACGAGGCCAGCGCGAGCGGTCCCTGCACCGTCACCGTTACGAAGCTGCGCACCGGTGCGCCCGCCATGATGGACGCCGGCTTTCAGGATGCGATCGAAGCAGCAAGCAAGGCGCTCGCCGGTGGACGATCCATTCGCATGCCCAGCGGCGCCGGCCACGATGCGCAGATGCTGGCAACGGTCATGCCCGCTGGCATGCTGTTCGTGCCGTCGATCGGCGGCATCAGTCATCACTGGACCGAAAACACTGCCGATACCGATATCGTCGCCGGCGCTGAGGTCTTCGTCGACGCTTGCCGGCGTATCCTCGGCGGCTGA
- a CDS encoding AraC family transcriptional regulator produces the protein MTQAGAYGDKLGLFLRLKEAPPSLVTRSLRSAELAVTETRNDRPLTGLSGSLTAEDAFLVSLKLRDYPDCELWERGKFIMKADVRAGTTYLYDLKLDPRYVIDKPFHSLFFYIPRSALDSISEQCNSSRIDELDCQIGVGHDDEIIRHIGASLQEGLRRPGEANQLFVDHMMLALTAHVAQAYGGLQRRTEPTRGGLAPWQAKRACERLESDLGEKLSLQKIASELDLSVSHFSRAFRTAVGMPPHQWLLHQRVKAAKQLMSVRDLPLTEIAISAGFANQSHFTRVFSSIVGVSPAVWRRQTSGFKA, from the coding sequence ATGACCCAGGCAGGCGCCTACGGAGACAAGCTCGGGCTATTCCTGCGTTTGAAGGAAGCGCCGCCCTCCCTGGTCACGCGTTCGCTGCGCAGCGCGGAGCTTGCGGTCACCGAAACGCGGAATGATCGTCCGCTGACTGGCCTGTCCGGCTCGCTCACCGCGGAAGACGCGTTTCTCGTCAGCCTGAAGCTTCGTGATTACCCGGATTGCGAGCTCTGGGAGCGCGGCAAATTTATCATGAAGGCGGACGTGCGCGCGGGCACGACCTATCTCTATGACCTCAAGCTCGATCCACGCTATGTGATCGACAAGCCGTTCCACTCGCTTTTTTTCTACATTCCGCGTTCGGCACTCGACAGCATCTCCGAGCAGTGCAATTCGTCGCGGATCGACGAACTCGACTGTCAGATCGGCGTTGGCCACGACGACGAAATCATCCGCCACATCGGCGCGTCGCTGCAGGAAGGCCTGCGCAGGCCGGGCGAGGCCAATCAGCTTTTCGTCGACCACATGATGCTCGCCTTGACCGCCCATGTCGCCCAGGCTTACGGCGGCCTTCAGCGCAGGACTGAGCCCACCCGCGGCGGTCTCGCTCCCTGGCAGGCGAAACGTGCCTGCGAGCGCCTGGAATCCGATCTCGGCGAAAAACTCTCGCTGCAGAAGATCGCGAGCGAGCTCGACCTCTCGGTCAGTCATTTTTCACGCGCATTTCGAACCGCCGTCGGCATGCCGCCGCATCAATGGCTGCTTCATCAGCGCGTGAAGGCCGCCAAGCAATTGATGAGCGTTCGCGACCTGCCGCTGACCGAGATCGCGATCTCGGCAGGCTTTGCCAACCAGAGTCACTTCACGCGCGTGTTCTCCTCGATTGTCGGCGTCAGCCCAGCTGTATGGCGCCGACAGACCTCCGGCTTCAAAGCGTGA
- a CDS encoding MFS transporter gives MSSADRPATRLATRLAFLVAGFGIACWAPLVPFAKTRLGVDDGVLGLLLLSLGIGSVVAMLLTGIISARHGSRPIIVVGGFGLALVLPLLAVASSPATLALALFAFGAALGSIDVAMNIHAVEVERAAGRPLMSGFHALFSIGGFAGSALMTALLSLQFGTLACTLICSVLMLIAMIVTWPRLLRSVQVQEGPLFVLPHGSVLLLALLGAITFLVEGAMLDWGALLVIGAGLVTEAQGGAGYIVFSIAMTAGRLGGDAVVARIGDRATLLWGSLIAIAGFVVLLTAPVAAVAITGFLLIGLGASNLVPVLFRRAARQTVMPTGVAVAAITTAGYAGILIGPAGVGFVARLGGLPMAFWLLAALMGLVTLSAHIVTKDTGRTMPT, from the coding sequence ATGTCTTCTGCCGACCGTCCGGCGACACGCCTTGCGACCCGGCTCGCCTTCCTCGTCGCGGGCTTCGGCATCGCGTGCTGGGCGCCACTGGTGCCGTTCGCGAAGACACGGCTCGGCGTCGACGACGGCGTCCTCGGACTGCTCCTGCTCAGCCTCGGCATCGGTTCGGTCGTCGCGATGCTGCTGACGGGAATCATCAGCGCGCGCCACGGCAGCAGGCCGATCATCGTTGTGGGCGGCTTCGGTCTGGCGCTGGTGCTGCCCCTGCTCGCCGTCGCAAGCTCGCCCGCAACACTGGCACTGGCACTTTTCGCATTTGGCGCGGCGCTCGGCTCGATCGACGTCGCCATGAACATCCACGCCGTCGAGGTAGAGCGCGCCGCGGGACGTCCGCTGATGTCCGGCTTCCACGCGCTGTTCAGCATCGGGGGCTTCGCCGGATCCGCGCTGATGACGGCGCTGCTCTCGCTGCAATTCGGCACGCTGGCCTGCACGCTGATCTGCTCCGTCCTGATGCTGATTGCAATGATCGTGACCTGGCCGCGCCTGCTCCGCTCCGTGCAGGTGCAGGAGGGCCCGCTGTTCGTGCTGCCGCACGGATCGGTGCTGCTGCTCGCGCTGCTCGGCGCCATCACTTTCCTGGTCGAGGGCGCGATGCTCGATTGGGGCGCATTGCTCGTCATCGGCGCGGGTCTCGTCACCGAGGCGCAAGGCGGAGCCGGCTACATCGTGTTCTCGATCGCGATGACCGCAGGCCGGCTCGGCGGCGACGCCGTCGTTGCGCGCATCGGGGACCGCGCGACATTGCTCTGGGGCAGCCTCATCGCGATCGCCGGTTTCGTGGTCCTGCTCACGGCGCCCGTTGCGGCGGTCGCCATCACCGGATTCCTGCTGATCGGGCTCGGCGCGTCGAACCTCGTGCCGGTGCTGTTTCGGCGGGCGGCGCGGCAAACCGTCATGCCGACGGGGGTTGCGGTCGCGGCGATCACGACCGCGGGCTATGCCGGGATCCTGATCGGCCCTGCCGGCGTCGGCTTCGTCGCACGTCTTGGCGGATTACCCATGGCGTTCTGGTTGCTGGCCGCATTGATGGGTCTCGTGACGCTGTCGGCGCACATCGTCACAAAGGACACGGGTCGGACCATGCCGACCTAA
- a CDS encoding ATP-binding protein: MPAHNQDSVVSFGPFRLFPKSRLLEKEGEPLHVGGRALDILILLAERPGEVVDKRELVKRIWADVNVDEGSLRFHVAALRKVLGDTGKSARYVLNVPGRGYCFVAPFAQAAPQVARASADISPPRSLPAPLAKMVGREEIIEKISSGLALYPFITVVGPGGIGKTVVAVTVGHRRSADFGGRVFFVDFGPLRDASHVTTTIASVLGLTVNSEDSTPAILTFLKTGPTLLIFDSCEHVLDTLAPLVERIVREAPQLRVLATSRESFRSEGERIFRLFPLDCPPEREGLDAAEVLAYPAAQLFVERIAQSSGPFQLSAEEAPLVASICRRLDGIALAIELAAGRVDAYGIAGTASLLDSRFSLQWRGRRTAVPRHQTLAAALDWSYDLLPPAESATLRRLSVFAGPFAPEAAAAVASGDGLSASETLEAIDSLVAKSLISPSGSRALRYRLLDTTRAYALGKLNELGENRQFARRHAEHFRDFFERAGADTSTPLPDWLGTYGGELDNVRAALNWAFAPDGDAKLGVALTAAAVTLWVRLSLFAECRERCRTALAALGDGGDDDRIRMQLLSALGWSLMYGEGRAREARPILETTLELAESLDDKDFRLRALWGLCIDQFNNGQFGKARALADRFASVAVNSSDNTDLMLGDRLMAVALHYLGDQNEARQRIDRVNASLHVLETKPKIFPLDLRISTQYFRARILWLQGLADQAQALAAKNIEDGRANGHALTFCSVLGQAACPIAFWSGDFDAAERHGAELLEHTERHAIRPWGLWARAFNAAVIARRGDIATGLPLLREELDRAGDARFLPRFLPLLGELAVCFLEADQIERGLEMIEDVLARCNDRQERWYLPELIRIKGELMLRSPRHSEHAEAHFREAIDIAVEQGARFWELRCGTSLARLMMGAGQSADALAILKNVTGSFAEGSDISDMRIARDLIAQLRA, encoded by the coding sequence GTGCCAGCTCATAACCAAGACTCGGTCGTTTCATTCGGGCCATTCCGGCTGTTTCCAAAGTCCCGGCTCCTGGAGAAGGAAGGCGAGCCGCTTCATGTCGGTGGCCGCGCGCTCGATATTCTCATCTTGCTTGCCGAGCGCCCGGGGGAAGTCGTCGACAAGAGAGAGCTGGTCAAGCGCATCTGGGCCGACGTGAATGTCGACGAAGGCAGCCTGCGCTTCCATGTCGCAGCATTGCGCAAGGTGCTCGGCGATACCGGCAAGTCCGCCCGTTATGTCCTCAATGTGCCGGGCCGTGGCTATTGCTTTGTCGCCCCGTTCGCTCAAGCGGCCCCGCAGGTCGCACGTGCCTCAGCCGACATCAGCCCTCCCCGCTCCCTGCCCGCTCCGCTTGCGAAGATGGTCGGACGCGAGGAGATCATCGAGAAGATCTCGAGCGGTCTTGCCCTCTATCCCTTCATAACCGTGGTCGGCCCGGGCGGCATCGGCAAGACCGTCGTCGCCGTCACTGTGGGGCATCGCCGCTCGGCGGATTTCGGCGGCCGCGTCTTCTTCGTCGATTTCGGTCCACTACGCGACGCCAGCCATGTCACGACCACCATCGCCTCCGTGCTCGGACTGACCGTCAACTCGGAGGATTCGACGCCGGCGATCCTGACATTTCTGAAGACCGGACCTACCCTGCTGATCTTCGACAGTTGCGAGCATGTGCTGGACACGCTGGCCCCGCTCGTGGAGCGCATCGTTCGCGAAGCGCCGCAGCTTCGTGTTCTTGCGACCAGCCGCGAGTCGTTCCGAAGCGAAGGCGAGCGCATCTTCCGGCTGTTTCCGCTGGATTGTCCGCCCGAGCGCGAGGGCCTCGATGCCGCCGAGGTTCTCGCCTACCCGGCCGCGCAGCTCTTCGTCGAGCGCATCGCGCAGAGCTCCGGACCGTTCCAGCTCAGTGCCGAAGAGGCGCCGCTCGTCGCGAGCATCTGCCGGCGGCTCGACGGCATTGCGCTGGCAATCGAACTCGCGGCGGGCCGTGTCGACGCGTACGGCATCGCAGGCACAGCCTCCCTGCTCGACAGCCGCTTTTCGCTGCAGTGGCGCGGGCGCCGGACGGCCGTCCCGCGGCACCAGACGCTCGCCGCCGCCCTCGACTGGAGCTACGACCTGCTGCCTCCGGCGGAGAGCGCCACGTTGCGACGATTATCGGTGTTCGCCGGGCCGTTCGCGCCGGAAGCGGCCGCCGCGGTCGCGTCCGGCGATGGCCTGAGCGCCTCGGAAACGCTGGAGGCGATCGACAGCCTGGTCGCCAAATCGCTGATCTCGCCATCCGGTTCGCGGGCGCTGCGCTATCGCCTGCTCGACACCACGCGCGCCTACGCGCTCGGCAAGCTGAACGAGCTCGGCGAAAACAGGCAGTTCGCGCGGCGCCATGCGGAGCACTTTCGCGACTTCTTCGAGCGCGCGGGGGCCGACACCTCGACGCCGCTTCCCGACTGGCTGGGCACCTATGGCGGGGAGCTGGACAATGTGCGCGCGGCGCTGAACTGGGCCTTCGCGCCCGACGGCGATGCGAAGCTCGGCGTCGCGCTGACCGCGGCCGCGGTCACCCTGTGGGTGCGTCTTTCGCTGTTCGCCGAATGCCGCGAGCGCTGCAGAACGGCACTGGCGGCGCTCGGAGACGGCGGCGACGACGACCGCATCCGCATGCAGCTGCTGTCGGCACTCGGCTGGTCGCTGATGTATGGCGAGGGCCGCGCGCGCGAGGCGCGCCCGATCCTCGAGACGACGCTCGAGCTTGCTGAGAGCCTCGACGACAAGGATTTCCGGCTGCGCGCGCTCTGGGGCTTGTGCATCGACCAGTTCAACAACGGGCAGTTCGGCAAGGCCCGCGCACTCGCCGACCGCTTTGCGAGCGTCGCGGTGAATTCATCCGACAATACCGATCTCATGCTGGGTGACCGCCTGATGGCGGTCGCGCTGCATTATCTGGGAGACCAGAACGAGGCGCGGCAGCGTATCGATCGGGTGAACGCCTCGCTGCATGTGCTGGAAACGAAACCGAAGATCTTCCCGCTCGATCTCAGGATATCGACGCAATATTTCCGGGCCCGCATTCTCTGGCTTCAGGGCCTCGCCGATCAGGCCCAGGCGCTCGCCGCCAAGAACATCGAAGACGGCCGTGCCAACGGCCACGCGCTGACCTTCTGTAGCGTGCTGGGGCAGGCCGCCTGCCCGATCGCGTTCTGGTCCGGCGATTTCGACGCCGCCGAGCGCCACGGCGCCGAGCTGCTCGAACACACCGAGCGCCACGCCATCCGGCCGTGGGGCCTGTGGGCACGGGCCTTCAACGCCGCAGTCATTGCCCGGCGCGGCGACATCGCGACGGGCCTGCCGCTGCTGCGCGAAGAACTCGATCGCGCCGGCGACGCGCGCTTCCTGCCGCGCTTTCTCCCGCTGCTCGGCGAGCTCGCTGTATGCTTCCTGGAGGCCGACCAGATCGAACGTGGCCTCGAAATGATCGAGGACGTCCTCGCCCGTTGCAACGACCGGCAGGAGCGCTGGTATCTGCCGGAGCTGATCCGCATCAAGGGAGAATTGATGCTCAGGAGCCCGCGGCATTCGGAGCACGCCGAGGCCCACTTTCGCGAGGCGATCGACATTGCCGTCGAGCAGGGCGCGCGCTTCTGGGAGCTGCGCTGTGGGACCAGCCTCGCGCGGCTCATGATGGGCGCAGGCCAGAGCGCGGACGCGCTGGCCATTCTGAAGAATGTCACCGGCTCCTTCGCCGAGGGATCCGATATCTCCGACATGCGCATTGCGCGCGATTTGATCGCGCAATTGCGCGCCTGA
- the msrA gene encoding peptide-methionine (S)-S-oxide reductase MsrA, whose protein sequence is MTMERAVLAGGCFWGMQDLIRKQPGVISTRVGYTGGHVKNATYRNHEGHAEAIEISFDPARTSFRTMLEFFFQIHDPTTLNRQGNDLGTSYRSAIFTTSEEQKRIAEDTIADVEASGLWPGKVVTEVAPAAEFWEAEPEHQDYLERYPDGYTCHFIRPGWKLPRRAAAVGG, encoded by the coding sequence ATGACGATGGAGCGCGCAGTTTTGGCCGGAGGCTGCTTCTGGGGCATGCAGGATCTGATCCGCAAGCAGCCGGGCGTGATCTCCACCCGCGTCGGCTACACCGGCGGGCACGTGAAGAACGCCACCTACCGCAATCACGAAGGTCACGCCGAAGCCATCGAGATCAGCTTCGATCCTGCAAGGACCAGCTTCCGGACCATGCTGGAGTTCTTCTTCCAGATCCACGATCCCACCACGCTCAATCGCCAGGGTAACGATCTGGGCACGAGCTACCGCTCGGCGATCTTCACTACGAGCGAGGAGCAGAAGAGGATCGCCGAAGACACCATCGCCGACGTCGAGGCGTCGGGCCTTTGGCCGGGCAAGGTGGTGACCGAGGTCGCGCCCGCAGCCGAGTTCTGGGAAGCCGAGCCCGAGCATCAGGATTATCTCGAACGTTATCCGGACGGCTACACCTGCCACTTCATCCGGCCCGGCTGGAAGCTGCCGCGCCGCGCGGCTGCCGTCGGAGGCTAG
- a CDS encoding OsmC family protein, whose protein sequence is MIRKATAVWKGTGRDGTGHLTSESGVLAQTPYSFKTRFENEKGTNPEELIAAAHAGCFTMALAFGLQMAGFTPDELSTEAAVTLEPEGKGFKISKSALTLRAKVPNLDDAGFAKIAGEAEKNCPVSKVLNAAITLDAKLA, encoded by the coding sequence ATGATCCGCAAAGCAACGGCCGTCTGGAAGGGCACCGGTCGCGATGGAACTGGCCATCTGACCAGCGAATCCGGCGTACTCGCGCAGACGCCCTATTCGTTCAAGACGCGTTTCGAGAATGAGAAGGGGACCAATCCCGAGGAGTTGATCGCAGCGGCCCATGCAGGTTGCTTTACGATGGCGCTGGCCTTCGGCCTTCAGATGGCGGGATTCACGCCCGACGAGCTCTCGACCGAAGCCGCCGTGACCCTCGAGCCCGAAGGCAAAGGCTTCAAGATCAGCAAATCCGCGCTGACCTTGCGCGCCAAGGTGCCGAACCTCGACGATGCGGGTTTTGCCAAGATCGCCGGCGAGGCCGAGAAAAACTGCCCTGTGTCGAAGGTGCTCAACGCAGCGATCACCCTCGACGCCAAGCTGGCTTAA
- a CDS encoding VOC family protein — MTTIQTDPELSTSPRADWKLEVVVIPVSNVDRAKAFYARLGWRLDTDFTSGDDWRVIQFTPPGSACSVIFGNNVTAAAPGSVRGLYLIVSDLEAARRDLLDRGVEVSMPFHGAGDVHVGSDEPYLFGNTRISGADPNRGSYSSFASFSDPDGNGWLFQEVTTRLPGRIAGGGTTFASQAELAAALHRAAAAHGEHERRTGGHDENWAEWYADHIVREQAGQPLPS, encoded by the coding sequence ATGACCACTATCCAAACCGATCCCGAACTCTCGACATCGCCCAGGGCCGACTGGAAGCTCGAAGTCGTCGTGATCCCCGTGTCCAATGTCGACCGCGCCAAGGCGTTCTACGCGCGCCTTGGTTGGCGGCTGGACACCGACTTCACGTCGGGAGACGACTGGCGTGTGATCCAGTTCACCCCGCCTGGCTCGGCCTGCTCGGTGATCTTCGGAAACAATGTGACTGCCGCCGCACCCGGCTCGGTGCGAGGGCTGTACCTGATTGTCTCCGATCTGGAGGCGGCACGACGGGATCTGCTCGACCGCGGCGTCGAGGTCAGCATGCCATTCCACGGTGCCGGCGACGTTCACGTCGGGTCGGACGAGCCGTACCTGTTCGGCAATACTCGGATCAGTGGCGCCGACCCCAACCGCGGCAGCTACAGCTCGTTTGCATCGTTCAGCGATCCCGATGGCAACGGCTGGCTGTTCCAGGAGGTGACAACGCGACTGCCGGGGCGCATCGCGGGCGGCGGCACGACGTTCGCTTCGCAGGCGGAGTTGGCGGCCGCACTCCACCGGGCGGCGGCAGCGCATGGCGAACATGAGCGGCGGACCGGTGGACATGATGAGAACTGGGCGGAATGGTACGCCGATCACATTGTGCGCGAGCAGGCCGGCCAACCTCTGCCGAGCTGA